In Coregonus clupeaformis isolate EN_2021a chromosome 15, ASM2061545v1, whole genome shotgun sequence, one genomic interval encodes:
- the LOC121582180 gene encoding nipped-B-like protein isoform X3 — protein MNGDMPHVPITTLAGIASLTDLLNQLPLPSPLPATTTKSLLYNGRIAEEVNCLLACRDENLVSQLAHSLNQVSTEHIELKDNLGSDDPEGDVPVLLQTVLSRNPNIFREKNIMQQPIMPQYKMSQNSMHGSPASTNYQQSTISHSPSSRFAPPQMGSGARFTPQQSSPVPSPYAPQSPASYLQQYPHPPSYSQHQQIQQELHGSPVVPAAPSYSGSPKRPVQPCLEVQTQPQASPHQNPSTPTLVASPVVPGSMRNIHDNKVSGQISSNSANHNARHGSNEDYMNIVHRLGNEESDPSMRNASFPLRSPQSVCSPAGSEGTPKGSRPGLILQSPPPYAPPRDAAPDLILDSPDHKKKQKKLTKEEKEQLEKAAMYDIVSSPSKDSTKLTLKLSRVKSSELDQSGDILPGVEDQDTDLTYNSLQFSRTQQDPAHRLAPGQGEHSGYQQVPVLQNTKQAIGVISGAVYDDAEMDALAEIERIERETLIERERCSKEVQDKDKPLKKRKQDSYPQEPGAGGTAGATQPGVGGGNAGSKLAPQEASAASNGASRPALMVSIDLQQAGRADGQPEVNMGTPTPALEARRWPEERLGPEDGSDSTGVLRLKSKTDGETLQTADGRPEVIKQRADTSKKLGADGRPETPKHKHENRRDSSKHRQDGKPDNGKARPDSRMPDTPRQRHEGLTDSGHREDRSRDSDPSRIRRPETPSKSSRGEHDSKHGRDRDRERADKDRERKHRTESGEPRDRRSPEQRSRPESPRVKQEGRGGVDPSGRQRTDRPCPNLKSPNKEERRSGEERRSGDGSRNRQDSKQQQQPAESKPEFPAYLLGGVKSGGFKNFVIPKMKRDKDGHVLAAEMRKPGSGLGHVMEGWSEPRVKLERLGLVEEMKTGAKPVVVLQKLSIDEVQKIIREREDRNARGSKSSKSRHSHEKSGKGGLDESVLKELPPHLIAEIESTMPLCERVKMNKRKRSTVNEKPKYAEVDSDDSDDDSVTESARKRHKKEREKTWEPDEREIRGSGEHRRSSGGFQERRRGSGRRYREHSPEESDEESPPPSMSDLARKMKKKEKQKKRKAYEPKLTPEELMDSSTFKRFSASVDNILESLEDIDFNAMDDDEIPQELLLGKHQLSELGSESAKIKAMGITFRLPSDKLVKVLNILEKNIQDGSKLSTLMNHDADAEDEERLWRDLIMERVTKSADACLTALNIMTSSRMPKAVYIEDVIERVLQYTKFHLQNTLYPQYDPVYRVNPHGGGLLSSRAKRAKSSTHKQRVIIMLYNKVCDIVSNISELLEIQLLTDTTILQVSSMGITPFFVESVSELQLCAIKLVTAVFSRYEKHRQLILEEIFTSLARLPTSKRSLRNFRLNSSDKDGEPMYIQMVTALVLQLIQCVVHLPNNRDSHDDEYNKKVDQDVLITNSYETAMRAAQNFLSVFLKKCGSKQGEEDYRPLFENFVQDLLSTVNKPEWPASELLLSLLGRLLVHQFSNKQTEMALRVASLDYLGTVAARLRKDAVTSQMDQRSIDRILRETQGNDETQQLQKALLDYMDENAETDPSLVFARKFYIAQWFRDTLTETDKAMKSQNQRGDEDSSEGQHHAKDIETTGEIMQRAEARKKYLRNIIKTAPSQFSTLRMNSDTVDYDDSCLIVRYLASMRPFAQSFDIYLTQILRVLGESAIAVRTKAMKCLSEVVAVDPSILARLDMQRGVHGRLMDNSTSVREAAVELLGRFVLSRPQLTEQYYDMLIERILDTGISVRKRVIKILRDICLEQPTFNKITEMCVKMIRRVNDEEGIKKLVNETFQKLWFTPTPNHDKDAMTRKILNITDVVSACKDTGYDWFEQLLQNLLKTEEDASYKPARKACVQLVDNLVEHILKYEESLADIENKGVNSNRLVSCITTLFLFSKNRAQLMVKHAMTMQPYLTTKCNTQSDFMVICNVAKILELVIPLMEHPSETFLTTIEEDLMKLIIKYGMTVVQHCVSCLGAVVNRVTHNYKFVWACFNRYYGALTKLKTQHSEDSNNPVLAANKPALLRSLFTVGALCRHFDFDQEEFKGPSKVVIKDKVMELLLYFTKHEDEEVQTKAIIGLGFQFIQYPGLMFMQDVKSLYNGILSDRKSSVNLKIQVLKNLQTYLQEEDSRMQEADQQWKKLSKQEDLKEMGDISSGMSSSIMQLYLKQVLEAFFHTQSNVRHFALNVIALTLNQGLIHPVQCVPYLIAMGTDPEPTMRNKADQQLVEIDKKYTGFIHMKAVAGMKMSYQVQQAIWSAKGTVIRGYRQDETTSALCAHLFSMVRSNRQHRRAFLISLLNLFDDSSKMEVNMLLYMADNLACFPYQSQEEPLFIMHHIDITLSVSGSNLLQSFKESLLKEPRRREKKPKERKYHSEEENSEEERHSSRSNSSDEDDEVVHRPKKPKHRAHAPVESDSDSDLEMEDLDKVMQRLPDNPIPLLDFANASQGILLLLVLKQHLKNLYGFSDSKIQKYSPTESAKVYEKAVNRKSHVHFSPRQTLDFLTSDLANVELTYDIKRRIVKQYLDFKLLMEHLDPDEEDEEGEASASANARNKAITSLLGGPSHQDHKNHHQDHKNHHQAPIETDDDDESDGEERTPGSSRRSRKHGDSAEASGHMNETLGSMDVIALCCPKYKDRPQIARVIQKTNTGYRVHWMAGSYSGVWAEAKKRDGRKTVPWVDTIKESDIIYKKIALTSAHKLTNRVVHTLRSLYSAKDGTS, from the exons ATATAATGCAGCAGCCAATAATGCCGCAGTACAAGATGTCCCAGAATTCCATGCATGGGAGTCCGGCGTCGACAAACTACCAGCAATCCACTATCTCACACAGCCCTTCTAG TCGCTTTGCCCCTCCACAGATGGGGTCAGGCGCTAGGTTCACGCCCCAGCAGAGCAGCCCTGTGCCCAGCCCTTATGCCCCCCAAAGCCCTGCAAGTTACTTGCAGCAGTACCCTCATCCCCCCAGCTATTCTCAGCACCAACAGATCCAGCAAG AGCTGCATGGTTCCCCTGTCGTTCCGGCTGCACCCTCTTATTCAGGAAGCCCCAAGAGGCCTGTGCAGCCCTGCCTAGAGGTGCAGACCCAGCCCCAGGCCTCCCCCCACCAGAACCCCTCCACCCCAACCTTAG TTGCCAGTCCCGTGGTTCCTGGCAGCATGCGGAACATCCACGACAACAAGGTCTCCGGGCAAATTTCAAGCAACTCAGCCAATCACAATGCCAGACATGGCTCGAACGAAGACTACATGAACATAGTCCACAGACTAGGGAATGAG GAGAGTGATCCTTCCATGAGAAATGCCTCCTTCCCACTCCGATCGCCCCAGTCTGTTTGTTCCCCTGCAGGCAGCGAAGGGACCCCAAAAG GGTCACGACCTGGCCTCATCCTGCAGTCCCCTCCACCTTATGCTCCCCCCCGTGACGCCGCTCCCGACCTCATCCTGGACTCTCCTGACCacaagaagaagcagaagaagctAACTAAAGAGGAGAAAGAACAGTTGGAAAAAGCTGCCATGTACGACATCGTTAGCTCTCCCTCTAAAGACTCTACCAAGCTGACGCTCAAACTGTCCCGGGTGAAGTCCTCAGAGTTGGACCAATCTGGAGACATCCTACCCGGGGTAGAGGACCAGGACACAGACCTGACCTACAACAGCCTGCAGTTCTCCCGGACGCAGCAGGACCCTGCCCACAGGTTAGCCCCTGGCCAAGGGGAGCATTCAGGCTACCAGCAGGTCCCTGTGCTCCAGAACACCAAACAGGCTATAGGGGTGATCAGCGGAGCTGTGTACGACGATGCTGAGATGGACGCTCTCGCTGAGATCGAGAGGATAGAACGGGAGACGCTCAtagaaagggagcgctgctccAAAGAGGTTCAGGATAAAG ACAAGCCACTGAAGAAGCGGAAGCAGGACTCGTATCCTCAAGAGCCTGGTGCTGGAGGTACAGCGGGGGCAACTCAGCCTGGCGTGGGAGGGGGCAATGCTGGCAGCAAGTTGGCACCCCAGGAGGCAAGTGCAGCCAGTAATGGTGCCAGCCGGCCAGCCCTAATGGTCAGCATCGACCTGCAGCAAGCAGGCAGAGCTGACGGGCAGCCAGAGGTGAACATGGGCACCCCCACCCCAGCCCTGGAGGCCCGGCGCTGGCCCGAGGAACGCCTGGGTCCAGAGGACGGCTCCGACTCCACTGGAGTCCTGCGGCTAAAGTCCAAGACGGACGGAGAGACACTACAGACTGCAGACGGCCGGCCAGAGGTCATCAAGCAGCGGGCCGACACCTCCAAGAAGCTGGGCGCCGACGGCCGACCAGAGACCCCTAAACACAAGCACGAAAACAGAAGAGACTCGTCCAAACACAGACAAGACGGCAAACCTGACAATGGCAAGGCCCGCCCTGACAGCAGGATGCCTGACACTCCACGACAACGGCACGAGGGACTCACAGACTCTGGTCACAGGGAAGACAGGTCCCGGGACAGCGACCCATCCCGCATCCGCAGGCCAGAGACCCCCAGCAAGTCCAGCAGGGGGGAACACGACTCCAAACACGGacgggacagagacagggagcggGCAGATAAAGACAGGGAGAGGAAACACAGGACAGAGTCAGGGGAACCACGGGACCGACGGTCTCCAGAGCAGCGCTCCAGACCAGAGAGCCCGAGGGTTAAGCAGGAGGGCCGAGGGGGGGTGGACCCCAGTGGGCGCCAGAGGACTGACCGGCCATGCCCCAACCTCAAATCCCCtaataaagaggagaggaggagcggggaggagaggaggagtggggacgGTAGCAGGAACCGACAGGACTCCAAGCAGCAACAGCAGCCTGCTGAAAGCAAACCGGAGTTCCCTGCCTACCTGCTGGGGGGCGTAAAGTCTGGAGGCTTTAAGAACTTTGTGATTCCCAAGATGAAGCGGGATAAGGATGGGCATGTGTTGGCAGCTGAGATGAGGAAGCCTGGGTCTGGTCTGGGGCATGTAATGGAGGGCTGGAGCGAGCCCCGGGTCAAGCTGGAGCGACTGGGGCTGGTAGAGGAGATGAAGACAGGAGCCAAACCTGTTGTGGTGCTGCAGAAACTCAGCATCGACGAGGTGCAGAAAATCATCAGGGAAAGGGAGGACAGGAACGCACGCGGCTCCAAGTCCTCCAAGAGCAGACACTCTCATGAGAAGTCTGGGAAAG GAGGTCTTGATGAATCAGTGTTGAAAGAACTACCTCCTCATCTCATTGCTGAGATAGAGTCCACAATGCCACTGTGTGAGAGAGTGAAGATGAACAAACGCAAGCGCAGCACTGTCAACGAGAAGCCCAAGTACGCCGAGGTCGACTCCGACGACTCAGACGACGACTCTGTGACGGAGT cTGCACGGAAGCGTCACAAGAAGGAGCGAGAAAAGACGTGGGAGCCTGATGAGCGGGAGATAAGAGGCTCAGGAGAGCACCGGCGGAGTAGTGGGGGCTTCCAGGAGCGGCGCAGGGGGTCTGGCAGGCGCTACCGAGAACACAGCCCAGAGGAATCAGACGAGGAATCCCCACCACCCAGCATGAGTGACC TTGCCAGAAAGATGAAGAAGAAGGAGAAACAGAAGAAGAGGAAGGCATACGAGCCCAAGCTGACACCAGAAG AACTGATGGATTCCTCCACGTTCAAGAGGTTCTCAGCCAGTGTGGACAACATTCTGGAGAGCTTGGAGGACATTGACTTCAATGCCATGG ATGATGATGAGATCCCACAGGAGCTTCTGCTGGGGAAACACCAGCTGAGTGAGCTGGGCAGCGAATCTGCTAAGATCAAGGCCATGGGCATCACCTTCAGG CTTCCATCTGACAAGTTGGTGAAGGTCCTGAACATCCTGGAGAAGAACATTCAGGACGGTTCCAAGCTCTCCACACTGATGAACCAT GACGCAGACGCAGAAGACGAGGAGCGGCTGTGGCGTGACCTCATCATGGAGCGCGTGACCAAGTCAGCTGACGCCTGTCTGACGGCCCTCAACATCATGACGTCGTCCCGCATGCCCAAGGCGGTGTACATTGAGGACGTGATTGAGAGGGTGCTGCAGTACACCAAGTTTCACCTGCAGAACACCCTCTACCCTCAGTATGACCCTGTCTACAGAGTGAACCCTCATGGAG gtgGCTTGCTGAGCTCCAGGGCTAAGAGAGCTAAAAGCTCCACACACAAACAGAGGGTGATCATCATGCTCTACAACAAGGTGTGTGACATCGTCAGCAACATCTCTGAGCTCCTGGAGATCCAGCTGTTGACTGACACCACCATCCTACAG GTCTCCTCCATGGGCATCACTCCATTCTTTGTCGAGAGTGTCAGTGAGCTACAGCTGTGTGCCATCAAACTAGTTACTGCG GTGTTCTCTCGCTATGAGAAGCACAGGCAGCTCATCCTGGAAGAGATCTTCACCTCTCTGGCCAGACTACCCACCAGCAAACGCAGCCTCAGGAACTTCAG GCTGAACAGCAGTGATAAGGATGGGGAGCCCATGTACATCCAGATGGTCACAGCTCTGGTGCTGCAGCTCATCCAGTGTGTGGTTCACCTCCCCAACAACAGGGACAGTCACGACGATGAGTACAATAAGAAG GTGGATCAAGATGTCCTGATCACTAACTCTTATGAGACGGCCATGAGAGCAGCTCAGaacttcctgtctgtcttcctaaAGAA GTGTGGCAGTAAGCAGGGAGAGGAGGACTACCGGCCTCTGTTTGAGAACTTTGTCCAGGACCTGCTGTCTACGGTGAACAAACCAGAGTGGCCAGCTTCAGAGCTTCTCCTCAGTCTGCTGGGCCGTCTACTG GTACACCAGTTCAGTAATAAGCAGACGGAGATGGCTCTGAGGGTGGCATCGCTGGACTACCTGGGCACGGTCGCTGCCCGCCTGCGTAAAGACGCAGTCACCAGCCAGATGGACCAGCGCTCCATTGACCGCATCCTCAGAGAG ACCCAAGGCAACGATGAGACCCAGCAGCTGCAGAAAGCCCTGTTGGACTACATGGATGAGAACGCAGAGACGGATCCATCTCTAGTT TTTGCCAGGAAGTTCTACATAGCTCAGTGGTTCAGGGACACTTTGACAGAGACAGACAAGGCCATGAAGTCTCAGAACCAGCGAGGGGACGAGGACTCTTCTGAAGGCCAGCACCACGCCAAGGACATCGAGACCACCGGAGAGATCATGCAGAGAGCTGAGGCCCGCAAGAAGTATCTCCGCAACATCATCAAGACCGCGCCCTCGCAGTTCAGCACACTGAG GATGAACTCTGACACTGTGGACTATGACGACTCCTGCCTGATTGTCAGATATTTGGCCTCTATGAGGCCGTTCGCGCAGAGCTTCGATATTTATTTAACACAG ATCCTGAGAGTGCTGGGGGAGAGTGCCATAGCTGTCAGAACTAAAGCCATGAAGTGTTTGTCAGAGGTGGTGGCTGTAGACCCCAGTATTCTAGCCAGG TTGGACATGCAGCGCGGGGTCCATGGTCGTCTGATGGACAACTCTACCAGTGTACGCGAGGCTGCAGTGGAGCTGCTGGGGCGCTTTGTGCTGAGCAGACCCCAGCTCACAGAGCAGTACTACGACATGCTGATCGAGAGGATACTg GACACGGGTATCAGTGTGAGGAAGAGGGTGATCAAGATCCTGAGAGACATCTGTCTGGAGCAACCCACATTCAACAAGATCACTGAGATGTGTGTCAAGATGATCCGCAGGGTCAATGACGAGGAGGGCATCAAG AAACTTGTGAATGAGACCTTCCAGAAACTCTGGTTCACCCCTACACCCAATCACGATAAAGACGCCATGACCCGCAAGATCCTCAACATCACAGACGTG GTGTCTGCATGCAAAGATACAGGTTATGACTGGTTTGAGCAGCTGCTTCAAAAC CTGCTGAAGACGGAGGAAGATGCTTCCTATAAACCAGCCAGAAAGGCCTGCGTTCAGCTGGTGGACAATCTAGTGGAACACATCCTCAAATACGAAGAGTCTCTCGCTG ACATTGAGAACAAGGGGGTGAACTCTAATCGTCTGGTGTCCTGCATCACCACCTTATTCCTGTTCAGTAAGAATCGAGCCCAGCTGATGGTCAAACATGCCATGACCATGCAGCCTTACCTCACCACCAAATGCAAC ACCCAGAGTGACTTCATGGTGATCTGTAACGTGGCCAAGATCCTGGAGCTGGTGATCCCTCTGATGGAGCACCCCTCTGAGACCTTCCTCACCACCATAGAGGAAGACCTGATGAAGCTCATCATCAAATACGGCATGACG GTTGTGCAACACTGTGTGAGCTGTCTTGGAGCTGTGGTGAACAGGGTCACTCACAACTACAAGTTTGTTTGGGCTTGTTTCAACCGTTACTATGGTGCCCTGACCAAGCTGAAGACCCAGCACTCAGAGGATTCCAACAACCCTGTTCTGGCTGCCAACAAACCAGCCTTGCTGCGCTCGCTGTTCACTGTGGGGGCGCTCTGTCGCCACTTTGACTTTGACCAGGAGGAGTTCAAGGGCCCCAGCAAG GTTGTGATAAAGGACAAAGTGATGGAACTTCTGCTGTACTTCACCAAGCATGAAGATGAGGAAGTTCAGACCAAGGCCATCATTGGTCTAG GCTTCCAGTTCATCCAGTACCCAGGGCTGATGTTCATGCAGGATGTCAAGAGTCTGTATAACGGCATCCTGTCGGACAGGAAGAGCTCTGTCAACCTGAAGATCCAGGTGCTGAAGAACCTGCAGACATACCTGCAGGAGGAGGATTCTCGCATGCAGGAGGCCGACCAACAGT GGAAGAAGCTGTCGAAGCAGGAGGACCTGAAGGAGATGGGGGACATCTCGTCAGGCATGAGCAGCTCCATCATGCAGCTATACCTGAAGCAGGTGCTGGAGGCCTTCTTCCACACACAGTCCAACGTACGACACTTTGCCCTCAACGTCATCGCCCTGACGCTCAACCAGGGCCTCATCCATCCTGTGCAG TGTGTGCCCTACCTGATTGCCATGGGAACGGACCCAGAGCCCACCATGAGGAACAAGGCTGACCAGCAGCTGGTGGAGATTGATAAGAAGTACACTGGCTTCATCCAT ATGAAGGCCGTGGCAGGGATGAAAATGTCCTACCAGGTACAGCAGGCTATCTGGTCAGCTAAGGGTACGGTGATCCGTGGCTACCGGCAGGACGAGACCACCTCTGCCCTCTGCGCCCACCTCTTCTCTATGGTCCGATCCAACCGGCAGCACAGACGAGCCTTCCTGATCTCACTGCTCAACCTGTTTGATGACAGCTCG AAGATGGAGGTGAACATGCTCCTGTACATGGCAGACAACCTGGCCTGTTTCCCCTACCAGAGCCAGGAGGAGCCCCTGTTCATCATGCACCACATAGACATCACCCTGTCTGTGTCCGGCAGCAACCTGCTGCAGTCCTTTAAGGAG TCCCTTCTCAAAGAGCCGAGGCGGCGGGAGAAGAAGCCGAAGGAGAGGAAGTACCACTCGGAGGAGGAGAACTCTGAGGAGGAGCGTCACAGCAGCCGCTCCAACAGCAGTGACGAGGACGATGAGGTGGTCCACAGGCCCAAGAAGCCCAAACACCGGGCCCATGCCCCCGTGGAGTCAGACTCTGACTCTGACCTGGAGATGGAGGACTTGGACAAGGTGATGCAACGTCTGCCTGACAACCCTATCCCTCTGCTGGACTTTGCCAATGCCTCACAGGGTATCCTTCTGCTGTTGGTTCTCAAGCAGCACCTAAAGAACCTCTATGGCTTCTCAGACAG TAAAATCCAGAAGTACTCTCCGACGGAATCGGCCAAGGTGTACGAGAAGGCTGTTAACAGGAAGAGTCACGTGCACTTCAGCCCACGCCAGACATTGGACTTCCTAACTTCTGACCTGGCCAACGTAGAACTGACCTACGACATCAAGAGGAGGATCGTCAAACAGTACCTAGAT TTCAAGTTACTGATGGAGCACTTGGACCCTGATGAAGAGGATGAGGAAGGTGAGGCGTCGGCCAGCGCCAACGCCAGAAACAAAGCCATCACTTCACTGCTGGGAGGGCCCAGCCACCAGGACCACAAGAACCACCACCAGGACCACAAGAACCACCACCAGGCTCCTATAGAGACGGACGATGACGACGAGAGCGACGGAGAAGAGCGAACCCCAGGG TCATCACGAAGATCCAGGAAGCACGGCGACTCTGCGGAGGCATCAGGTCACATGAACGAGACGTTAGGTTCCATGGACGTCATCGCCCTCTGCTGCCCCAAGTACAAGGACCGGCCACAGATCGCCCGCGTCATCCAGAAGACCAATACGGGCTACAGGGTGCACTGGATGGCTGGCTCCTACTCTGGAGTCTGGGCTGAGGCTAAGAAACGGGACGGACGCAAAACTGTGCCTTGGGTGGACACTATCAAGGAATCTGACATTATTTACAAGAAAATCGCCTTGACTAGTGCACACAAGCTGACGAACAGAGTGGTGCATACTTTACGGTCACTGTACTCAGCCAAGGACGGAACTTCCTAA